In a genomic window of Gossypium arboreum isolate Shixiya-1 chromosome 7, ASM2569848v2, whole genome shotgun sequence:
- the LOC108450604 gene encoding uncharacterized protein LOC108450604, whose product MEINFPFSTSRQNPSLMLPTPPTFTKMASMAFPVVQSPRNSTPIFSSNKEQTQNWNALKFVRGKKLLKDLSTWGIGGPCNYFVQVFHQTHLLSAIRYCREFSIPYVVIGKGSNCLFDDLGFDGCVILNQIDFLERMEPGVYRAGSGFRFNHLGSLSCNEGFTGLEFAAGIPGTVGGATYMNAGANGQETANVIESIDIVTTEGNFRTLNRIDLTFGYRSSSFQDMDNLAAIVAVTFRLEHSGSAKKRQQELLKRRRATQPVNERSAGSVFRNPVNLGVSAAELIDKAGLKGCSIGGAMVSNIHANFLVNNGAATSQDMLNLIALVKDKVHSKFGVELEEEVLYFHPYWNYAKWER is encoded by the exons ATGGAAATAAATTTCCCGTTCTCAACTTCCCGACAAAATCCCTCACTCATGCTCCCAACTCCTCCAACCTTCACTAAAATGGCGTCCATGGCCTTCCCTGTTGTTCAATCTCCTAGAAACTCAACCCCCATTTTTTCCAGTAACAAAGAGCAAACCCAGAATTGGAATGCCTTGAAATTCGTCAGAGGCAAGAAACTCTTGAAGGATCTTAGCACTTGGGGCATTGGTGGCCCTTGCAATTACTTTGTTCAAGTCTTTCACCAAACCCATCTGCTTTCTGCCATCAG ATATTGTCGTGAGTTTTCCATTCCATACGTTGTGATTGGCAAAGGCTCAAATTGTCTGTTTGATGATCTGGGTTTTGATGGTTGTGTGATTCTAAATCAGATTGACTTCTTAGAGAGGATGGAACCTGGAGTTTATAGGGCTGGTAGTGGTTTTCGATTTAATCACTTGGGAAGTCTGAGTTGCAATGAAGGATTTACAGGTCTTGAGTTTGCAGCAGGCATTCCTGGGACTGTAGGAGGTGCAACTTACATGAATGCTGGAGCAAATGGTCAG GAGACTGCCAATGTTATTGAAAGCATAGACATTGTTACAACTGAAGGAAATTTTCGGACACTGAACAGAATTGATCTCACTTTCGGCTACCGATCATCATCGTTTCAAGACATGGACAACTTGGCAGCAATCGTGGCCGTTACGTTCCGGTTAGAGCACTCAGGGTCAGCTAAGAAAAGGCAGCAAGAGCTTTTGAAGAG GAGAAGAGCAACTCAACCAGTAAATGAACGCAGCGCTGGGTCGGTGTTTCGAAATCCGGTGAATTTGGGTGTTTCAGCAGCTGAGTTGATTGATAAAGCTGGATTGAAAGGGTGTAGCATAGGAGGAGCAATGGTTTCCAATATCCATGCCAATTTCTTAGTAAATAATGGTGCCGCCACTTCTCAAGACATGCTCAATCTCATTGCTTTGGTGAAGGATAAGGTTCACAGCAAGTTTGGAGTTGAACTTGAGGAGGAAGTACTCTACTTTCACCCCTACTGGAATTATGCCAAATGGGAAAGGTAA